Proteins from one Primulina huaijiensis isolate GDHJ02 chromosome 18, ASM1229523v2, whole genome shotgun sequence genomic window:
- the LOC140964891 gene encoding zinc-finger homeodomain protein 11-like, giving the protein MDLGLTPTPSTSSGDSGNETPPPPTQIQYITNGEVKKPARRPPPLVVTYRECMKNHAATLGGHAVDGCGEFMLSPSSTNSDPTSLICAACGCHRNFHRRDPAEASPTDVRTPPFLDFRHPLPPRQSSLSRSPPPQQPYCQLAPHMLITLSSTVAKEEQAHQAAPVTPIAGNPIQRKRFRTKFSQEQKEKMQAFSDKLGWKMQGSDRAAVEEFCRGIGVAKGVLKVWMHNNKSTSGKKKMDSGGVNINGEMENRINKKNEENSNINGGHFENEINGGGVCFHVSNNCSSPSH; this is encoded by the coding sequence aTGGACTTGGGTTTAACCCCAACCCCATCCACTAGCTCTGGTGATTCTGGAAATGAAACCCCACCACCGCCCACACAAATTCAATACATCACCAACGGAGAGGTTAAGAAGCCGGCCCGCCGCCCGCCGCCGTTGGTGGTGACATACAGAGAATGCATGAAGAACCATGCAGCCACCTTGGGCGGCCACGCCGTGGACGGCTGCGGCGAGTTCATGCTCTCCCCGTCCTCTACCAACAGCGACCCCACATCACTCATCTGCGCCGCCTGCGGCTGCCACCGGAACTTCCACCGCCGCGATCCGGCGGAAGCCTCTCCCACAGACGTGAGAACCCCGCCGTTCCTCGACTTCCGTCACCCTCTCCCCCCTCGGCAGTCCTCCCTATCACGCTCCCCCCCGCCGCAGCAGCCATACTGCCAGCTCGCACCGCACATGCTAATCACCCTCAGCTCCACGGTGGCAAAGGAGGAGCAGGCGCACCAGGCGGCGCCGGTGACACCGATCGCGGGGAACCCAATTCAGAGAAAACGGTTCCGGACGAAATTCAGCCAGGAACAGAAGGAAAAAATGCAAGCCTTCTCGGACAAACTCGGCTGGAAAATGCAGGGAAGCGATCGGGCGGCTGTGGAAGAATTCTGCCGCGGAATCGGGGTGGCGAAGGGGGTGCTTAAAGTCTGGATGCACAACAACAAGAGCACATCCGGCAAGAAGAAAATGGACAGCGGCGGAGTAAACATCAATGGCGAAATGGAGAAtagaatcaacaaaaaaaatgaagaaaatagtAACATTAATGGCGGTCATTTTGAGAATGAGATCAATGGAGGTGGAGTTTGTTTTCATGTTTCTAATAACTGTTCATCTCCCTCACATTGA